From a single Verrucomicrobiia bacterium genomic region:
- a CDS encoding amino acid racemase translates to MEQDDEKEMPSMKTLGIVGGIGPESTVDYYRSLIQLWRDQTKDGSAPSILLNSIDLKKWLHMLAANELTAAAAYASEEMQKLARAGADVGLFASNTPHIVFGELQRRSSIPLISIVEATREVAEELGLRRLGLFGVRFTMQGRFYPDVFSKAGIALVVPNETEQTYIHDKYINELLKGMFLPETRERLLVIAERLAKQEQVQGLILAGTELPLILRDASCSIPFLDTAHIHVKAALRRLLS, encoded by the coding sequence ACCTTAGGGATCGTGGGAGGAATTGGACCCGAGTCAACCGTTGACTACTATCGCTCGCTCATCCAACTGTGGCGTGATCAAACGAAGGATGGAAGTGCTCCCTCCATTCTCCTGAACAGCATCGACTTGAAAAAGTGGCTCCATATGCTCGCTGCGAACGAACTCACCGCCGCGGCCGCCTATGCGAGCGAAGAAATGCAGAAGTTAGCACGGGCGGGAGCCGATGTCGGATTGTTTGCGTCGAATACCCCACATATTGTTTTTGGCGAGCTTCAGCGCCGATCGTCTATCCCCCTGATTAGCATCGTGGAAGCGACGCGCGAGGTCGCGGAAGAACTCGGACTGCGTCGGCTCGGCCTGTTCGGTGTGCGCTTCACGATGCAGGGACGCTTTTACCCGGACGTCTTTTCTAAGGCCGGGATCGCCCTCGTCGTCCCCAACGAAACCGAGCAAACCTACATCCACGACAAGTACATCAATGAACTGCTGAAGGGCATGTTCTTGCCCGAAACGCGGGAGCGGTTGCTGGTGATCGCCGAGCGTCTTGCCAAGCAGGAGCAGGTGCAAGGCTTGATTCTAGCCGGCACAGAGCTGCCGTTGATTTTGCGGGACGCGAGTTGCAGCATCCCATTTCTAGATACGGCTCATATTCACGTAAAGGCCGCGCTGAGGCGGCTGTTGTCCTAA